The following proteins are encoded in a genomic region of Methylobacterium tardum:
- a CDS encoding glucan biosynthesis protein D: MTLADGPPAAPSRRSVLAGALAAAAGSLPAVAHAADPDKAPALPGAGEAFEANTLADLARARAAAPYVGPKSGDVPAVLKSLSREAYAAIHPAEGRTVWADRDLGYTLEPLLRGAIFETPVSLYVVQNGLVQPIAYDKTAYVAPGLTLPDLTAETAFSGFRLRARFGGSDPLSDFALFQGASFFRLVAQGQDFGINARALALRPADARGEEFPLFRALFIETPTPGQPVVVHALAESESATAAFKLTLTPGREVSTAAIDGTVFARAELDHIGLGGMQGSYLFGPLDRNRVDDLRAAAFSVEGLAIHNGYGEPIWRPVHNPEALQVSAFLDRGPKGFGLMQRARAYDDFQDDARHWEQRPSLWLEPQDNWSEGAVTLLEIPSDSELNENVFAYWRPKAKLAKGAEMRFLCRQHWSKGWPDPLPPEIARVRDSRCGHGASGTRRLFAVDFEGAALFEPGDIDVDLGASAGAITRQERFRYPDRKTLRILFELDPGSERASELRLALRRGQNRISETWLYRWTP, encoded by the coding sequence ATGACACTCGCCGACGGACCGCCCGCCGCACCGTCCCGCCGCTCCGTGCTGGCCGGGGCGCTGGCCGCTGCCGCGGGCTCGCTGCCGGCTGTCGCGCACGCGGCGGACCCGGACAAGGCACCGGCTCTTCCGGGGGCCGGAGAAGCCTTCGAGGCGAATACACTCGCCGATCTGGCGCGCGCCCGGGCCGCTGCGCCTTACGTCGGTCCGAAGAGCGGCGATGTGCCGGCCGTCCTGAAAAGCTTGTCGCGGGAAGCCTATGCGGCGATCCATCCCGCCGAGGGACGCACGGTCTGGGCCGATCGAGACCTCGGCTACACGCTGGAGCCGCTCCTGCGCGGCGCGATCTTCGAGACGCCGGTCTCGCTGTATGTCGTGCAGAATGGGCTCGTGCAGCCGATCGCCTACGACAAAACGGCGTACGTGGCTCCGGGCCTGACCCTGCCGGACCTCACAGCTGAAACCGCCTTCTCGGGCTTCCGCCTGCGGGCACGCTTCGGCGGCAGCGATCCACTTTCGGATTTCGCGTTGTTCCAGGGGGCCTCCTTCTTCCGTCTGGTCGCGCAGGGACAGGATTTTGGCATCAATGCGAGGGCGCTCGCCCTGCGGCCCGCCGATGCCCGCGGCGAAGAATTCCCGCTGTTCCGCGCCCTGTTCATCGAGACACCGACGCCTGGGCAACCGGTCGTGGTTCACGCCCTGGCGGAGTCGGAATCGGCGACAGCGGCGTTCAAACTGACCCTCACGCCCGGCCGCGAGGTCTCGACGGCCGCGATCGACGGCACCGTCTTCGCCCGCGCCGAACTCGATCATATCGGGCTCGGGGGCATGCAGGGCAGCTACCTGTTCGGCCCGCTCGACCGGAACCGCGTCGATGACCTGCGCGCGGCGGCCTTCTCGGTGGAGGGCCTGGCGATCCACAACGGCTACGGCGAGCCGATCTGGCGGCCGGTGCACAACCCCGAAGCGCTCCAGGTCTCAGCCTTCCTCGACCGGGGGCCGAAGGGTTTCGGGCTGATGCAGCGCGCCCGCGCCTACGATGATTTCCAGGACGATGCGCGACACTGGGAGCAGCGCCCCTCCCTGTGGCTGGAGCCGCAGGACAACTGGAGCGAGGGCGCCGTGACGCTGCTCGAGATCCCGAGTGATTCCGAGCTGAACGAGAATGTCTTCGCCTACTGGCGGCCGAAGGCGAAGCTGGCCAAGGGCGCCGAGATGCGCTTCCTGTGCCGCCAGCACTGGTCGAAGGGCTGGCCTGACCCGCTGCCGCCGGAGATCGCGCGGGTCCGCGACAGCCGCTGCGGCCACGGCGCCTCCGGAACCCGTCGCCTGTTCGCCGTGGATTTCGAGGGCGCCGCGCTGTTCGAGCCCGGGGACATCGACGTCGATCTCGGGGCCTCGGCCGGTGCGATCACCCGGCAGGAGCGGTTCCGCTACCCAGACCGCAAGACCCTGCGGATCCTGTTCGAGCTCGATCCCGGCAGCGAACGGGCCAGCGAGCTGCGCCTGGCGCTCCGCCGGGGACAGAATCGGATCAGCGAAACGTGGCTCTACCGCTGGACCCCGTAA
- a CDS encoding cell division protein FtsX: MSTQAISRTRPDASGSADPAVPANLRRNAPLVPTDTAAGRSLAAVIAILTFLAGLCAGAAEMVAANASQWQGDVAQEVTIQIRPGHGRDVDADVARAAGIAKAEPGIAETRVFSKAEAERLLEPWLGSGLDLSDLPVPRLIALRLAGGQGADLKRLRSRLLEALPGVASLDDHALWLQRLSTAANAFVGIGIGMVLLVLIATGLAVTFATRGAMAGNREVAEVLHFVGADDDYIAKAFQRRFFGLGLRGGAIGAGLAILAFVITGLLARAARSGPAGQEVEALFGAFHVGLRGYASVILIGVIASLVTGIVSRITVRRFLA, translated from the coding sequence ATGAGCACACAGGCCATCTCGCGGACGCGGCCCGACGCGTCCGGTTCCGCGGACCCGGCGGTTCCGGCCAACCTGCGCCGCAACGCGCCGCTGGTTCCCACCGATACGGCGGCCGGGCGCTCGCTGGCGGCGGTGATCGCGATTCTGACCTTCCTGGCGGGACTCTGCGCGGGCGCGGCCGAGATGGTCGCGGCGAACGCGTCCCAGTGGCAGGGCGACGTGGCCCAGGAGGTCACGATCCAGATACGTCCCGGGCACGGCCGCGACGTCGATGCCGACGTCGCCCGCGCCGCCGGCATCGCCAAGGCGGAGCCCGGCATCGCCGAGACGCGGGTCTTCTCCAAGGCCGAGGCCGAGCGCCTGTTGGAGCCGTGGCTCGGCAGCGGCCTCGATCTCTCGGACCTTCCGGTGCCGCGGCTGATCGCCTTGAGGCTCGCCGGTGGCCAGGGCGCCGACCTGAAACGCCTCCGGTCGCGGCTCCTCGAAGCGCTCCCGGGCGTGGCCAGCCTCGACGACCACGCCCTCTGGCTGCAGCGGCTTTCGACGGCCGCCAACGCCTTCGTGGGGATCGGGATCGGGATGGTCCTGCTCGTCCTGATCGCAACCGGTCTCGCCGTGACCTTCGCCACGCGCGGCGCCATGGCGGGCAACCGCGAGGTCGCCGAGGTGCTGCACTTCGTCGGGGCGGACGACGATTACATCGCCAAGGCCTTCCAGCGGCGCTTCTTCGGTCTGGGCCTGCGCGGCGGCGCGATCGGCGCCGGGCTGGCGATCCTCGCCTTCGTCATCACCGGGCTCCTTGCCCGGGCCGCCCGTTCCGGTCCGGCCGGCCAGGAGGTCGAGGCCCTCTTCGGTGCCTTCCACGTGGGTCTGCGGGGCTACGCGAGCGTCATCCTGATCGGCGTGATCGCCTCGCTGGTGACGGGGATCGTCTCGCGCATCACGGTGCGTCGCTTCCTCGCCTGA
- a CDS encoding zinc-ribbon domain-containing protein, with product MLIACPSCASEYRIDADKVGMEGRSVRCAACRETWFLTPADVLAGHEAELADSAEASDDPIAAAAWDEATASVRAATNIPTPVVKPAARPASWGGRARRGMSGMSFSLAFGLTLLAALPLVCLARTSVVRVVPQTAALFARVGLPVNLRGIEIRDVVAFSNPGEEGRPPELVVEGDLVGVARSDSPVAPLAVEIRDAGGRPIRTFSVPAPRTVLGSAETARFRASLPMPPSEGRAVVLRFADSRAVGTEPRVAAADH from the coding sequence ATGTTGATCGCCTGCCCGAGCTGCGCGAGCGAGTACCGGATCGATGCCGACAAGGTCGGCATGGAGGGCCGTTCCGTCCGCTGCGCGGCCTGCCGCGAGACCTGGTTCCTCACCCCGGCCGATGTCCTCGCGGGCCACGAGGCCGAGCTCGCCGACAGTGCCGAGGCAAGCGATGATCCGATCGCGGCTGCGGCCTGGGATGAGGCGACCGCCTCGGTCCGGGCGGCCACCAACATCCCGACCCCGGTGGTGAAACCGGCCGCCCGGCCTGCGTCGTGGGGCGGGAGGGCCCGTCGCGGCATGTCCGGGATGTCGTTCTCCCTCGCCTTCGGCCTGACTCTTCTGGCGGCGCTTCCCCTGGTCTGTCTTGCTCGCACGAGCGTCGTCCGGGTGGTCCCGCAGACCGCCGCGCTGTTTGCGCGGGTCGGGCTTCCGGTGAACCTGCGCGGCATCGAGATCCGCGACGTCGTGGCGTTCAGCAACCCTGGCGAGGAAGGCCGGCCGCCGGAACTGGTGGTCGAGGGCGACCTCGTGGGCGTCGCGCGGTCCGACTCGCCGGTCGCGCCGCTTGCCGTCGAGATTCGGGATGCCGGCGGGCGGCCGATCCGTACCTTCTCGGTCCCGGCACCCCGGACGGTCCTCGGCTCGGCCGAGACGGCGCGGTTCCGCGCGAGCCTCCCGATGCCGCCGTCGGAAGGGCGAGCGGTCGTGCTGCGCTTCGCCGACTCCCGCGCCGTGGGCACCGAGCCGCGGGTCGCGGCGGCCGATCACTGA
- a CDS encoding ribosome hibernation promotion factor translates to MGSLRVTGHGVDLGESLRGRVEERMSAIQAKYLDSHMNGSCSGHVTLRRDGTAFRTDCVLHLVSGLTIEANGFAHDARSSFEQTAERLETRLRRYKHRLKQHAAGRGDDVAVEAAYAVLAAPDDEDDDAGEGDAHPPIVAESTRTLQRRTIGEAVTALDMTGSPVVVFVHAGTGRVNVVYRRSDGAIGWVDPPNTVD, encoded by the coding sequence ATGGGGTCGTTGCGAGTCACGGGCCACGGCGTGGATCTCGGCGAGAGTCTGCGCGGCCGCGTCGAGGAACGGATGTCCGCGATCCAGGCCAAATATCTCGACTCGCACATGAACGGCTCCTGCTCCGGTCACGTCACGCTTCGTCGGGACGGGACGGCGTTCCGGACGGACTGCGTGCTGCATCTCGTATCCGGACTGACCATCGAGGCGAACGGCTTTGCCCACGATGCGCGATCGAGCTTCGAGCAGACCGCCGAGCGTCTGGAAACGCGGCTGCGCCGCTACAAGCACCGGCTGAAGCAGCATGCTGCAGGGCGGGGCGACGACGTGGCGGTCGAGGCCGCTTACGCGGTGCTCGCCGCTCCGGATGATGAGGATGACGATGCGGGGGAGGGCGACGCCCACCCGCCCATCGTCGCCGAGAGCACCCGGACCTTGCAGCGCCGCACCATCGGCGAGGCGGTCACCGCCCTCGACATGACAGGGTCCCCAGTCGTTGTCTTCGTCCATGCTGGTACCGGCCGCGTCAACGTCGTATATCGGCGCAGCGACGGCGCGATCGGTTGGGTGGACCCGCCGAACACCGTCGACTGA
- a CDS encoding YdcF family protein, translating into MLRASDPPSTDVVGWAWHEWARPRRSVMPAKPHNRRAVALWSCGVGAGLSALALLAGFLVFVNALARHERIPADRADGIVALTGGAQRIGDAIDLLAGGYGRRLLITGVNERTSRDEIARLNPTQRALIACCVDLDYRARNTIGNAIETRRWMRAHRFSTVAVVTSNYHMPRTLIELDHALQDSDRVLPHPVVTEGFDADRWWQSPPAAKLVASEYVKFLASWVRTRFEADPERSRAAILIGRGKPVKMVAEPLMLRGVD; encoded by the coding sequence ATGCTGCGCGCATCGGATCCGCCCTCGACTGACGTCGTCGGCTGGGCATGGCACGAGTGGGCTCGCCCGCGTCGTTCGGTGATGCCCGCCAAGCCGCACAATCGGCGCGCGGTCGCGCTCTGGAGCTGCGGCGTCGGCGCCGGGCTGTCCGCGCTGGCCCTGCTGGCCGGCTTCCTGGTCTTCGTGAACGCGCTGGCGCGGCATGAGCGGATTCCCGCGGACCGGGCGGACGGAATCGTGGCGCTGACCGGCGGCGCACAGCGGATCGGCGATGCGATCGACCTGCTCGCCGGCGGCTACGGTCGTCGCCTGCTGATCACCGGCGTCAACGAACGCACCAGCCGCGACGAGATCGCCCGGCTGAATCCGACCCAGCGCGCGCTGATCGCCTGCTGCGTCGATCTCGACTACCGGGCGCGGAACACGATCGGCAATGCCATCGAGACCCGGCGCTGGATGCGGGCGCACCGATTCAGCACCGTCGCGGTGGTGACCTCCAACTACCACATGCCGCGGACCCTGATCGAACTCGACCACGCCCTGCAGGACAGCGATCGCGTCCTGCCGCATCCGGTGGTCACCGAAGGCTTCGATGCCGACCGCTGGTGGCAGAGCCCGCCAGCCGCCAAGCTCGTCGCCTCCGAATACGTGAAGTTCCTGGCGAGCTGGGTGCGCACCCGGTTCGAAGCGGATCCCGAGCGCTCCCGGGCGGCGATCCTGATCGGTCGCGGCAAGCCGGTGAAGATGGTGGCGGAGCCGCTGATGCTGCGCGGAGTGGATTAG
- a CDS encoding flagellin, translating into MSGVTLTAATRQNLLSLQDTASLTATTQNRLSTGLKVSSALDNPVSFFTSQSLSQRSGDLGNLLDGISNGVQAIQAANQGITSIQKLVDQAKSVANQALSTQITTTGTASTKYSAPAADTTLNLFVNGVATTAALTSTGTIGDAIASLNTAVGAGSFSKSTDGTKIVMNASADVEFKTSADQTALGFTGGTNASGVTYDTTTAASQSTDLTVSGVSARKTLASQYNSLLTQIDQLASDSSFNGTNLISGKGPNKDLTINFNPKGNSNLTVSATDETSAGLNLSAITNKSDGTTKAGQGNFLLNDDINTTLSKLTTASSQLRTDASTFGSNLSVVQNRQDFSKNLINILDTGSSNLTAADLNQEAANSQALTTRQSLGISALSLANQAQQGILQLLR; encoded by the coding sequence ATGTCTGGTGTTACCCTCACTGCTGCCACCCGTCAGAACCTGCTCTCCCTGCAGGATACGGCGTCGCTGACCGCGACCACCCAGAACCGGCTCTCCACCGGCCTGAAGGTCTCCTCGGCCCTCGACAACCCGGTCAGCTTCTTCACCTCCCAGTCTCTGAGCCAGCGCTCCGGCGACCTGGGGAACCTGCTCGACGGCATCTCCAACGGCGTCCAGGCGATCCAGGCGGCCAACCAGGGCATCACGTCGATCCAGAAGCTGGTCGATCAGGCCAAGTCGGTCGCCAACCAGGCGCTGTCCACCCAGATCACCACCACCGGCACCGCATCGACGAAGTATTCGGCCCCGGCGGCCGACACCACCCTGAACCTGTTCGTCAACGGTGTCGCGACGACTGCCGCGCTCACCTCGACCGGAACGATCGGCGACGCGATCGCCTCTCTCAATACCGCCGTCGGCGCCGGCAGCTTCTCGAAGAGCACGGATGGTACCAAGATCGTCATGAACGCGTCGGCCGACGTCGAGTTCAAGACCTCGGCCGATCAAACGGCGCTCGGCTTCACGGGCGGAACGAACGCGTCGGGCGTGACCTATGACACCACGACCGCCGCCAGCCAGAGCACGGATCTGACGGTGTCGGGCGTCTCAGCACGAAAGACGCTTGCGTCGCAGTACAACAGCCTGTTGACCCAGATCGATCAGCTGGCCAGTGACTCGAGCTTCAACGGCACGAACCTCATCTCTGGCAAGGGCCCCAACAAGGACCTGACGATCAACTTCAACCCGAAGGGCAACTCGAACCTGACGGTTTCCGCGACTGACGAGACCTCGGCCGGCCTTAATCTCAGTGCGATCACCAACAAGTCGGATGGCACGACCAAGGCAGGACAGGGCAACTTCCTGCTGAACGACGACATCAACACGACACTTAGCAAGTTGACCACTGCCTCCAGCCAGCTGCGTACCGATGCGTCGACCTTCGGTTCGAACCTCTCGGTGGTGCAGAACCGTCAGGACTTCAGCAAGAACCTGATCAACATCCTGGATACCGGATCGTCCAACCTCACCGCGGCCGATCTCAACCAGGAGGCGGCCAACTCGCAGGCGCTGACGACCCGGCAGTCGCTGGGCATCTCGGCCCTGTCGCTGGCCAACCAGGCGCAGCAGGGCATCCTGCAGCTGCTCCGCTAA
- the ptsN gene encoding PTS IIA-like nitrogen regulatory protein PtsN produces the protein MPVLEFLDPESVVPSLRARAKKQVLQDLAAQAARRLPALGERPVFDTLLQRERLGSTGIGEGVAIPHGKLPGLDRLFGLFARFDRPVDFEALDGQPVDIAFLLLAPEGAGADHLKALAQVARVLREPGMLAHIRAARDAGALYALLTRSTAPQAA, from the coding sequence ATGCCAGTTCTGGAATTTCTCGACCCCGAGTCGGTCGTCCCGTCCCTGCGCGCGCGGGCCAAGAAGCAGGTGCTTCAGGACCTCGCCGCCCAGGCTGCGCGGCGCCTGCCGGCCTTGGGTGAGCGCCCCGTCTTCGATACGCTTCTTCAGCGGGAGCGGCTCGGGTCGACCGGAATCGGGGAGGGCGTTGCGATCCCGCATGGAAAGCTTCCAGGCCTCGATCGGCTGTTCGGTCTGTTCGCCCGGTTCGACAGGCCGGTGGATTTCGAGGCGCTCGACGGCCAACCGGTGGATATCGCCTTCCTGCTGCTCGCCCCCGAAGGCGCGGGGGCCGATCACCTGAAAGCCTTGGCCCAGGTTGCCCGCGTCCTGCGCGAGCCCGGCATGCTCGCGCATATCCGCGCCGCCCGCGATGCCGGGGCCCTCTACGCGCTCCTGACACGCTCCACGGCACCGCAGGCCGCCTGA
- the mdoH gene encoding glucans biosynthesis glucosyltransferase MdoH has product MPLDETLIPIERPVAAAEPGSAAASAGFGLAPEAPLAMPIQDLARWHPGSVRRASRPVRAPWLARLAVFGGALALTAYGGWQMLETVSVSGSPTGLQLVLVVLFCLTFSWIALAFTSGLLGFAMLMRRERTLDRPTALRTRTAVLMPVYNEATARTFAGIEAMWEAVEATGLGQHFDWFVLSDSTQADAWIAEERAFLDLRDRLGPEARLYYRHRPKNHHRKAGNIGDFVTRWGGHYDHMLVLDADSLMSGSAVVALAAAMEADPDAGIIQTLPLIINRNTLFARLQQFAARIYGPVIAAGLSAWSGRDGNYWGHNAIIRTRAFAESCGLPDLPGTPFGGHILSHDFAEAALIRRAGWAVYMLHRLPGSYEESPPSLIDVAIRDRRWAQGNLQHARVIGAAGLHPATRQHFATGIAGYLASPLWLLQLLVGILLVLQTATERPDYFAGAGFSPVFPRFDPVRALQLFVLTMAVLLAPKFLGLILALLDGPVRRACGGAGRLVLSSLVEILLSALVAPVAMVIQSGSVVSILLGRDTGWNPQRRDDGSIPLRDIIARHRWHMALGLVAGIAAFAIATSLFLWMSPTILGLVLAIPISWASGQVGLGLALKDRRLLATPEEATPPEIAVRAGALTARNAARGYDEADALAAIHADPDLATAHARMLPVGRPRPRGAIDPDQTLATAKICEAETVGEAQAWLSPKERMALLHDRALADRLIRLT; this is encoded by the coding sequence GTGCCACTGGACGAGACACTCATTCCAATCGAGCGCCCGGTTGCCGCGGCAGAGCCCGGCTCGGCCGCAGCCTCAGCCGGGTTCGGCCTGGCGCCGGAAGCGCCGCTGGCCATGCCGATCCAGGATCTGGCGCGTTGGCATCCCGGATCCGTCCGGAGGGCGTCGCGCCCCGTGCGGGCGCCGTGGCTGGCGCGCCTCGCGGTCTTCGGCGGCGCGCTGGCCCTGACGGCCTACGGTGGCTGGCAGATGCTGGAGACAGTGTCGGTCTCGGGCAGCCCGACCGGCCTGCAGCTCGTCCTCGTGGTCCTGTTCTGCCTGACCTTCTCGTGGATTGCGCTCGCCTTCACCAGCGGGCTGCTCGGATTTGCGATGCTGATGCGGCGCGAGCGAACCCTCGATCGTCCGACCGCGCTGCGGACCCGGACCGCCGTCCTGATGCCGGTCTACAACGAGGCGACCGCCCGGACCTTCGCGGGCATCGAGGCGATGTGGGAGGCCGTCGAGGCGACGGGGCTCGGCCAGCATTTCGACTGGTTTGTGCTCTCCGATTCGACGCAGGCCGACGCCTGGATCGCTGAGGAACGCGCCTTCCTCGACCTGCGCGACCGCCTCGGGCCGGAGGCCCGCCTCTACTACCGGCATCGCCCGAAGAACCATCACCGCAAGGCCGGCAACATCGGCGACTTCGTTACCCGCTGGGGCGGGCATTACGACCACATGCTCGTTCTCGACGCCGACAGCCTGATGAGCGGCTCCGCGGTCGTGGCGCTCGCCGCCGCGATGGAGGCCGATCCCGATGCCGGCATCATCCAGACGCTGCCGCTGATCATCAACCGCAACACGCTGTTCGCCCGGCTTCAGCAGTTCGCCGCCCGTATCTACGGGCCGGTGATCGCGGCCGGGCTCAGTGCCTGGTCGGGCCGCGACGGGAATTACTGGGGCCACAACGCCATCATCCGCACCCGCGCCTTCGCGGAATCCTGCGGCCTGCCGGACCTGCCCGGTACCCCCTTCGGCGGCCATATCCTGTCCCACGACTTCGCCGAGGCGGCGCTGATCCGCCGGGCCGGCTGGGCAGTCTACATGCTTCACCGGCTGCCCGGCTCCTACGAGGAGAGCCCGCCCTCGCTGATCGACGTCGCGATCCGCGACCGTCGCTGGGCACAGGGCAATCTCCAACACGCGCGGGTGATCGGCGCCGCCGGGCTGCATCCGGCGACGCGGCAGCATTTCGCCACCGGGATCGCCGGGTACCTCGCCTCGCCTCTGTGGCTCCTGCAACTGCTCGTCGGTATCCTGCTGGTCCTCCAGACCGCCACGGAGCGGCCCGACTATTTCGCTGGCGCCGGATTTTCGCCGGTCTTCCCGCGGTTCGACCCCGTCCGCGCGCTCCAGCTGTTCGTGCTGACCATGGCGGTCCTGCTCGCCCCGAAATTCCTGGGCCTGATCCTGGCGCTCCTCGATGGGCCGGTGCGGCGCGCCTGCGGGGGCGCCGGTCGGCTGGTGCTGTCCAGCCTCGTAGAAATCCTGCTCTCGGCGCTCGTCGCGCCCGTGGCGATGGTGATCCAGTCCGGCTCGGTCGTGAGCATCCTGCTCGGGCGCGACACGGGCTGGAACCCGCAGCGCCGCGACGACGGCTCGATCCCGCTGCGCGACATCATCGCTCGGCACCGCTGGCACATGGCGCTCGGCCTGGTGGCGGGGATCGCGGCGTTCGCGATCGCCACCTCGCTGTTCCTCTGGATGAGCCCCACGATCCTCGGCCTCGTCCTGGCGATTCCGATCTCCTGGGCGAGCGGCCAGGTGGGCCTCGGCCTCGCACTCAAGGACCGACGCCTTCTCGCGACCCCTGAAGAGGCGACGCCTCCGGAGATCGCCGTGCGTGCCGGCGCGCTGACCGCGCGCAACGCCGCACGGGGGTACGACGAAGCCGACGCGTTGGCGGCGATTCACGCCGATCCCGATCTCGCGACCGCGCATGCCCGGATGCTGCCGGTCGGCCGACCGCGACCGCGCGGCGCGATCGACCCGGACCAGACGCTGGCCACCGCGAAGATCTGCGAGGCGGAGACGGTGGGCGAGGCGCAGGCTTGGTTGTCGCCGAAGGAGCGCATGGCGCTGCTGCACGACCGCGCGCTCGCCGACCGGCTGATCCGCCTGACGTAG
- the ftsE gene encoding cell division ATP-binding protein FtsE encodes MKSLLPGAERPVVQFENVGMRYGLGPEVLSDVSFRIAPRSFQFLTGPSGAGKTTLLRLILLSVRPTRGLVSIFGDEVSGISAKALTGLRRRMGVVFQDFRLLDHLTTYENVALPLRVQGRAETSYRAEVVELLRWVGLGERMHALPPLLSGGEKQRAAIARALIARPDLLLADEPTGNVDPGLGRRLLRLFLELNKLGTSVIIATHDFGIMDAVDARRMVLGEGRLRIEE; translated from the coding sequence ATGAAGAGCCTGCTGCCCGGTGCGGAGCGTCCGGTGGTGCAGTTCGAGAACGTCGGTATGCGCTACGGCCTCGGGCCGGAGGTGCTGTCGGACGTGAGCTTTCGCATCGCGCCGCGCTCCTTCCAGTTCCTGACCGGACCTTCGGGCGCCGGCAAGACGACGCTGCTGCGCCTGATCCTGCTGTCGGTGCGCCCGACCCGCGGCCTGGTGTCGATCTTCGGCGACGAGGTCAGCGGCATCTCCGCCAAGGCGCTCACCGGGCTGCGGCGCCGCATGGGCGTGGTGTTCCAGGATTTCCGCCTCCTCGACCATCTCACCACCTACGAGAACGTTGCGTTGCCGCTTCGCGTCCAGGGGCGGGCCGAGACGAGCTACCGGGCCGAGGTGGTGGAGCTGCTGCGCTGGGTGGGCCTCGGCGAGCGCATGCACGCCCTGCCGCCGCTTCTGTCGGGCGGGGAGAAGCAGCGCGCCGCTATCGCCCGCGCCTTGATCGCCCGACCGGACCTGCTGCTGGCCGACGAACCCACCGGCAACGTCGATCCGGGGCTCGGCCGCCGGCTGCTGCGCCTCTTCCTCGAGCTCAACAAGCTGGGGACTTCGGTCATCATCGCCACCCACGATTTCGGCATCATGGACGCCGTCGACGCCCGCCGGATGGTTCTCGGCGAAGGCCGGCTTCGGATCGAGGAATGA
- a CDS encoding glycosyltransferase, which produces MTRARPPADQSPDAIVAVPVRNEEERIAACLRAIDAQAGLAPGSLGLVLFLNNCTDRTEAIVADLVPDLSIPVRVLVETFPGAHAGWARRRAMDAAAAWLGESGNAGIILSTDADSRVPPNWVAGNVAAIRAGADAVAGRVELDPAEAALLPPSLPARGKLEDRYDALITEAEARLDPDPHDPWPCHRTAIGATLAVTRAAYLQVGGMPEIPLGEDGAFIAKLLEHGLRVRHATDVCVTISARLAGRAPGGVADTIRSRCEEPDALCDARMEAFPRAVLRYVWRRRFRRLHDRGLLGRNLAWAQAIGIGPAEAERIAALPLGQAIAEAERASPRLVYRPIGPRQLPGQIRLARVGVAAIRLGLAVSGLVQRTWRAVAPGRGITDARGSRI; this is translated from the coding sequence GTGACGCGCGCCCGACCCCCTGCGGACCAGAGCCCCGACGCGATCGTGGCCGTGCCCGTGCGCAACGAGGAGGAGCGCATCGCGGCCTGCCTGCGCGCCATCGACGCTCAGGCCGGTCTCGCCCCGGGCAGTCTCGGCTTGGTGTTGTTCCTGAACAACTGCACGGATCGGACGGAAGCCATCGTCGCCGATCTGGTGCCGGACTTGTCGATCCCGGTTCGGGTTCTGGTCGAGACGTTCCCAGGGGCGCATGCTGGCTGGGCCCGGCGCCGGGCGATGGACGCCGCCGCGGCGTGGCTCGGGGAATCGGGGAATGCGGGGATCATCCTGTCCACCGACGCGGACAGCCGGGTGCCGCCGAACTGGGTCGCCGGCAATGTCGCGGCGATCCGGGCGGGCGCCGATGCCGTCGCCGGCCGGGTCGAGCTCGATCCCGCGGAAGCGGCATTGCTGCCGCCGTCACTGCCCGCCCGCGGCAAGCTGGAGGATCGCTACGACGCCCTGATCACCGAAGCGGAGGCGCGTCTCGACCCCGATCCGCACGATCCGTGGCCGTGCCACCGCACGGCGATCGGTGCCACTCTGGCGGTGACGCGCGCGGCCTATCTCCAGGTCGGCGGCATGCCGGAGATACCGCTCGGGGAGGATGGCGCCTTCATCGCCAAACTCCTGGAGCACGGCCTGCGGGTTCGGCACGCCACCGACGTATGCGTGACCATCTCGGCCCGGCTCGCCGGCCGCGCCCCCGGCGGCGTCGCCGATACGATCCGCTCCCGCTGCGAGGAGCCGGACGCGCTGTGCGACGCCCGGATGGAGGCCTTCCCGCGAGCGGTCCTTCGGTATGTCTGGCGGCGGCGGTTCCGGCGGCTGCACGATCGCGGCCTGCTCGGCCGCAACCTGGCCTGGGCGCAGGCCATCGGGATCGGTCCGGCCGAGGCGGAACGGATCGCCGCCCTCCCCCTCGGCCAGGCCATCGCCGAGGCCGAGCGCGCGAGCCCGCGCCTCGTCTACCGTCCGATCGGTCCGCGCCAATTACCCGGTCAGATCCGGCTCGCGCGGGTCGGCGTGGCGGCAATCCGTCTTGGCTTGGCGGTTTCGGGCCTCGTCCAGAGAACGTGGCGGGCCGTGGCTCCCGGACGCGGGATCACCGACGCGCGCGGCAGCCGGATCTGA